The following is a genomic window from Bacillota bacterium.
TTTAGTATGAGTTATAAGAGTTTTGACGAAATAAACGAGAAAATAAAAACAGGAAAGGCTGTTGTGGTTACTGCTGAAGAGATAATTGATATAGTGGTTGAAAAAGGCGTAAAGCAAACTGCTAAGGAAGTGGATGTGGTTACAACAGCTACATTTGGACCCATGTGTTCAAGTGGGATGTTTATAAATTTCGGGCATTCCGACCCACCCATTAAGATGAGCAAGGTATGGTTGAATGATGTCCCGGCTTATGCAGGTATAGCAGCCGTTGATGCATATATAGGAGCAACCGAACTTTCAGAATCCAAAGGCATGGAGTATGGGGGTGCCCATGTTATTGAAGATTTTATTGCCGGAAAGAATATAAGTTTATGCGCTGAGTCATACGGCACTCATTGCTATCCAAGGAAGGAAATATCAACCTACATAAATAAGTACAATGTTAACCAGGCATATATGTTTAATCCGAGAAATGCATACCAAAACTATAACGCTGCTACAAATTCGTCGGACAGAATAATGTATACTTATATGGGCACGCTTTTACCCCGCTGCAATAATGTGACCTATTCCACTTCAGGGCAGTTAAGCCCCCTCCTAAATGATCCTTTTTACAGGACCATTGGCATAGGTACCAGGGTGTTTATAGGAGGAACACAGGGGTATGTAGCGTGGGAAGGGACTCAGCACAATCCCTGCCAGAAGAGGGGAGATAACGGCGTACCTATAGGTTCTGCAGGAACACTGGCGCTTATAGGCGATGCAAAGCAAATGGACAGAAGATTTATAAGGGCTGCCATATTCCAGCAATATGGAGTTACATTGTTTGTTGGTGTAGGTATTCCTATACCCATACTTGACGAAGATATGGTTGAAAAGACTGCTGTAAGGAACAGGGACATATTTACCAATGTGTTGGATTACAGTGTATCTTCCGGACCCAGGCCTATTCTAAAGCAGGTTTCATACGAAGAATTAATGAGCGGCAGTATTGAATTAAATGGAAAGAAAGTGCCTACTGCTCCATTGTCAAGTGTTAGAAAGGCCAGGGAAATTGCAGGGCTTCTCAAGGAAATGATAAAAAGAGGCGAGTTCTTTATCACGGAACCTGTGGCATTTTTGCCAAAAACAAATGTTGTAAATAAACTGGAAGTTAGGGAGAATGGAAATGAAAAAGATTAAAGTTACAATGTATTTTCCTGCAAACATAATTACTAAGCCTGTAACGTACCATCTTGTAAAAGACTATAACCTTATGGTTAATATTCTAAATGCAGATGTCAGTCTGAACAAGGTTGGGAAACTGGTTGTCGATATAGAAGGAGAAGAAAAGGATATTGAGGCAGGGTTGGAATTTGTCAAAAAAGTAGGCGCAGAGTATGAAATATTCTCCAAAGCTATTATATGGAAGGAGGAAAGCTGTGTACATTGCGGCGCATGTACTGCTGTTTGCCCTTCCGGTGCTTTACAGATGGATAAAACCGATTGGCGGTTGACTTTTGACAGAGAAAAGTGCCTTATGTGCGAATTATGCGTTAAAGCCTGCCCTTTGCGTGTAATGTGTATAAAAAATGGAGGACAGAGTTAGCCGGTGAGTTTTTTCAGGTAATTTTGCAGGCTTAAGATTGGCTTGAGATTACTGGAGAGTGAGGACTATATATTGAGTTCTATGTATCAAGAAAGATTTTATAGAAACTTGTTTAAAGGTGTTAACCTGGAATTCTTCGATGTTTGTGTATATGAGACAGACTTAAGGATAGGCGCTTCTAAAAACCTATACGAGGAAGCTCTAACCGGTGTTAAAAGATATAGAAAACAAATAGAAGAATACATTAAGCAAAATCCTGACTTCTTAAAGAGCCTTGAACCTATTAAAATTGAAGAGGGGGCTCCTCTTATTGTTGAGAGAATGGGCAGGGCTGCTGAAAAAGCAGGGGTTGGGCCTATGGCAGCTGTTGCGGGCGCAATAAGTGAAATGATAGGAGTAGAGCTTTTAAAATATTCGAAAGAAGTAATAGTGGAAAACGGTGGAGACTTATTTTTAAAAACTAATGTGCCAAGAAAAGTAGGGGTTTATGCCGGAAATTCACCTTTAAGCGGGAAAATTGCGTTAAAAATATATCCTGAACAGACTCCGCTAGGGATTTGTACTTCTTCGGGTACAGTGGGCCATTCATTAAGCTTTGGAAAAGCAGATGCAGCTGTTATTGTCTCTAAAGATACATTCTTAGCTGATGCAGCTGCTACGGCAGTATGTAACAGGGTAAAAACTCCTTCCGATATACAAGATGCAATTGAATTTGCCACGAGGATAGGAGGCATAGAAGGTGTGTTGATTATTATAGGAGACAGGATAGGGGCATGGGGAGACATAGAACTGATTAGAATATAGAGTTATAGAGCAAATAACATTTAATGGTAAATGGGGTAAAGATATGAGCATTAATACTGTTAATGATTATAATGACGCAAATGATACAAAAGAGATTTTAATTGAGCATGCAATAAGAAATTCACGCATACATTTACGGGATGCAAAAAGAATAGTGGTGAAAGTCGGAACTTCCACTATAACCTATAATACAGGGAAAATAAACTTATCTACTATAGATAAGTTATCAATGGTACTTTCGGACTTAATAAACCAGGGCAGAGAGGTTGTGCTGGTTACGTCCGGTGCTATTGGGGTTGGTATTGGTAAACTAAAACTTAAAGAGAGGCCTAAAACAATCAGAGAAAAGCAGGCTGTGGCTGCGGTAGGACAATGTGAGTTAATGCATATTTACAGCAAGTTTTTCTCGGAATATGGTCATATTGTAGGACAGATACTCTTGACACGGGATGTTGTTGAGGATGAATACAGGAGAAATAATGTTATTAATACCTTTGAAACATTATTGGAAAAAGGGATAGTTCCTATTGTCAACGAAAATGACTCGGTTTGTGTAAAGGAGTTGGAAGGGGAAAACGGAGGAAACATAGTATTCGGCGACAATGATACACTATCTGCTATTGTTGCAAAACTGATAAAAGCAGATTTATTAATAATATTGACCGATATAGACGGGTTTTATGATTCCGATCCCAAGAAAAACTCTTGCTCCAAAAAGCTATCGGTCATTACTGAGATAACGGCTGATATAGAGAACTGTGCAGGGGGAGTAGGTTCAAAGCAGGGGACCGGAGGTATGGTTACAAAGCTTACAGCCGCAAAAATTGTAACTTCTGCAGGTATAAATATGGTATTAGCGAATGGAAACGATCCCTCTGTTATAATGGATATACTTAAAGGCGAAGATGTAGGAACACTGTTTGTAAGACAGGTATAAGGATATAGTCAGTTTAAATATACTTCCTTTCTATATGGCTCCCTACAAGCATTGGGTTTACATCCAATATTACTTCATCCCCTACATTTGCATTAATACCTGTTAAATCTACTACAATGTTGTAAGTGCCTATCCTTCCAAGCACACGTGCATATTTGTCACCTATATTTACATATATTTTTCTATTTAGTGATTTTATATCGTTATATATATACCTCAATATATCTATTAGCCTAAAGGTATCTCTTGATTTTTCAACTCCAAATCCGTCCAGGTAACCCACCGGTATAATTCCTATTCTTGTTGCTTTTCGGGTTTTATAAGTATTGGCGTACCCAATGTTATGATTTTTGGGTAACTCTTTGGCTTCAATAATTCTTGACTTCAAATATCCTATTTTTTGAAGTTTATATGTATTTTCAATGGGAATTCTACCTAAAAACGCCGAGCCTATTCTTACAGCATCCAGGTGCATTTGAGGAAACCTTAAAAAAGCTGACGAATTACATATATGCAGCATACCGGGGTCTAATCCCTTTTGGCGGATTAATTCGACGGCATTAATAAATCTATTGTATTGAGAATAAACATCTTTTTCTTTCCTGGAAAAAGAAAAGGAAAAATGGGAATATGTGCCTGCAACCCTAATGTTTTGCATTGTCTGCAGAAAAGTACAGGCTTCGGAAATTTCATTGGGGAGAAACCCAAAACGCCCAAATCCTATATCAATTTTCAAGTGAAAATCTACTATTTCATTGAGCTTTAAACCTGTATCATTCAGAGTAAGAGCTGATGTTATGGAACCTACAGAAGGTATTATTTTGCTCTTAACAATAAGCAAGGCCTCATCCTCAATGCTGGTCGGGGTAAGAAGAAGCACTTTGCCTGAAAATCCGTTTTCTGCTAAACAGACTGCGTCTTTAATTTCAGAGACAGCAAATAAATCTATTCCATTTTCTTGTAAAAACTTTGCAAATTCCAGCATTCCAAGGCCATAACCGTTCCCTTTTAAAACTGCGATTATTTTCGAACGTGACATACTCTTTATAATGCCGATATTTTGGCGAAGCTTGTCCTTTTCAATTATCAGCTTCTTCATTTTGATGTTCTCCCCTTGACTCATCCTTGTTTTTAATAACAAATAACCTTCTTCTTGCTTCCCGGAATATTTTTTCTCCTTTTTCTATTGCAAAATAAATGAAAGGGTTAAATACATAGTCCAATTCTCCTATAAATTCAGTAAATTTACCTCCAAAACCTTTTTTAAAACGATATAAACCGTATAAGGGGTTATTTTCATCAATATCTCCCGATACGCCCCTAAAATCGTATATGTCACAGCCACTCTCAAGAGCCCATTTAATCATTTCCCACTGCAAAAGATAGTTGGGCATTACATTTCTATACTCATTACTGCTTGCACCATACAAATACCAGCATTTATTACCATATACTACGGCGATAGTACCGGCAATCATCTTTCCCTGGTAGTAGGCAAGATAGAGTCTTATATTTTCGGGACCCAAGCAGTCAAGCATTTGTTCGAAATATGAAGGGCTTCTTACAACAAATCTGTCCCTTATGCCTGTCTCAACCATTATTTTATGGAATTCGGGGATATCCTCCTTTGAGCCTATCTTTATTTCTACTCCTTTTCTGGCGGCTAAACGTATATTGTACCTTACTTTTTGATGAAAGGACATCAATAACTCTTCTTCAATCTTATTCCTTATGTCAAGCCGGAAAACAAAGCGTGGCTGAATGCCTTCAAAATCTGTTGAATCACTTTTTACCTTAAATCCGAGCTCTTTAATTATCCTTTCAAATTCCTTATCATCTTTCTCTATATCCGGGTCTAATTTCAGTACATAACTTTTATGTGCCCGGGCTACTTCTTTTGCTTTTTCTATTAGAGCCTTTATTGTCCCGAAATCATGTATATCGCATACCGGTCCGCGGGGGGAATACATTATAGTACGGTTTATAAAGGGTATCTTTCTGATAAGAAGGCTCATGGACCCCTTGATATTTCCTCCGTCGTCTTCTACCGTAACTATTTCGTTTACCCAATTTGATTTAACTTTTGCCCACTTCACAGATTGCATGAAATGCCCTTTAGGGTGTGTTTGCAAAAACTCCTCATATTTTACTATATCAATACTCAAAACTTTTATCCTCCTCTTCTTTATTCGGCCCTTAATTCAAAACTCATTTCATGAAGCAACTCAAATACTGCAAAAACTCGTCAAAATATAAAATTGAAAACTTCTTTTCGTTATATATCATCTGTAATAGCTTGTAAAAATCGTCGCCCAATTTTTTATGAATACCGGCAAAATATATTGCGGCATCAATATAAGCAAGGCGGTAGTATTCATCTTTTGATGAGTAGCTTTTTAAATCCATATCAAAAAATTTATTGTTATAAGTACTACCCAGCTTGTCTACACTTAACATTATTGCCAAATAACTTACAATTCCTTCATCCATAAAGGGTTCATTTACCTGGTCTGTTCCAATAATTCCATAGAACCATTGGTGTAACACTTCATGATACAAAACTCGTTTAAAATCTTCTTTATCATTATCATTGAAACAACTGTCTGCTATGAAAATCATATTGGAAAATTCCATTCCCTTCAACGGTATAGAGGCTTTTACCACAAAAAGCTTTTTATAAGGGTATGGGCCTATTTTCTTACTGGCAAACAAAAACGCTTCCTTGACATATTTTGCTGCATCTTTGGAGTTTATAA
Proteins encoded in this region:
- the alr gene encoding alanine racemase → MKKLIIEKDKLRQNIGIIKSMSRSKIIAVLKGNGYGLGMLEFAKFLQENGIDLFAVSEIKDAVCLAENGFSGKVLLLTPTSIEDEALLIVKSKIIPSVGSITSALTLNDTGLKLNEIVDFHLKIDIGFGRFGFLPNEISEACTFLQTMQNIRVAGTYSHFSFSFSRKEKDVYSQYNRFINAVELIRQKGLDPGMLHICNSSAFLRFPQMHLDAVRIGSAFLGRIPIENTYKLQKIGYLKSRIIEAKELPKNHNIGYANTYKTRKATRIGIIPVGYLDGFGVEKSRDTFRLIDILRYIYNDIKSLNRKIYVNIGDKYARVLGRIGTYNIVVDLTGINANVGDEVILDVNPMLVGSHIERKYI
- a CDS encoding UPF0280 family protein codes for the protein MYQERFYRNLFKGVNLEFFDVCVYETDLRIGASKNLYEEALTGVKRYRKQIEEYIKQNPDFLKSLEPIKIEEGAPLIVERMGRAAEKAGVGPMAAVAGAISEMIGVELLKYSKEVIVENGGDLFLKTNVPRKVGVYAGNSPLSGKIALKIYPEQTPLGICTSSGTVGHSLSFGKADAAVIVSKDTFLADAAATAVCNRVKTPSDIQDAIEFATRIGGIEGVLIIIGDRIGAWGDIELIRI
- a CDS encoding 4Fe-4S binding protein; this translates as MKKIKVTMYFPANIITKPVTYHLVKDYNLMVNILNADVSLNKVGKLVVDIEGEEKDIEAGLEFVKKVGAEYEIFSKAIIWKEESCVHCGACTAVCPSGALQMDKTDWRLTFDREKCLMCELCVKACPLRVMCIKNGGQS
- the proB gene encoding glutamate 5-kinase: MSINTVNDYNDANDTKEILIEHAIRNSRIHLRDAKRIVVKVGTSTITYNTGKINLSTIDKLSMVLSDLINQGREVVLVTSGAIGVGIGKLKLKERPKTIREKQAVAAVGQCELMHIYSKFFSEYGHIVGQILLTRDVVEDEYRRNNVINTFETLLEKGIVPIVNENDSVCVKELEGENGGNIVFGDNDTLSAIVAKLIKADLLIILTDIDGFYDSDPKKNSCSKKLSVITEITADIENCAGGVGSKQGTGGMVTKLTAAKIVTSAGINMVLANGNDPSVIMDILKGEDVGTLFVRQV
- a CDS encoding peptidoglycan bridge formation glycyltransferase FemA/FemB family protein, whose amino-acid sequence is MQSVKWAKVKSNWVNEIVTVEDDGGNIKGSMSLLIRKIPFINRTIMYSPRGPVCDIHDFGTIKALIEKAKEVARAHKSYVLKLDPDIEKDDKEFERIIKELGFKVKSDSTDFEGIQPRFVFRLDIRNKIEEELLMSFHQKVRYNIRLAARKGVEIKIGSKEDIPEFHKIMVETGIRDRFVVRSPSYFEQMLDCLGPENIRLYLAYYQGKMIAGTIAVVYGNKCWYLYGASSNEYRNVMPNYLLQWEMIKWALESGCDIYDFRGVSGDIDENNPLYGLYRFKKGFGGKFTEFIGELDYVFNPFIYFAIEKGEKIFREARRRLFVIKNKDESRGEHQNEEADN